The genomic stretch GGCTTATTTGATTTAAAAGCAGCAGGCTTTACAGACCCCATTCTTGTGGCAGCTAATGATGGTGTAGGTACAAAATTAAAAATTGCTATTGAAATAGGTATTCATAATACTGTTGGTATTGATCTTGTAGCCATGTGCGTTAATGATTTAATTGTCCAAGGTGCTGAACCTCTTTTTTTCTTAGATTATTTTGCAACTGGAAAACTTGATGCTACACAAGGTGCTGAAATCATTTCAGGCATTGCAATAGGATGTCAGCAAGCAAACGTTGCTCTTATTGGAGGAGAAACTGCGGAAATGCCTGGAATGTACGTAAACGGAGATTATGACTTAGCAGGTTTTGCTGTAGGAGCTGTTGAACGTAATTCATTGTTGCCCTCAAAAGATCTTACAGAAGGTGATATTATTTTAGGTCTTAGTTCATCCGGTATTCATTCTAATGGTTTTTCTCTCGTCAGGAAAATCGTTAAACAAAGTGATTTAAAATGGAATGACCCTGCCCCCTTTAACCCTAAAATAAACCTTGGAGAAGCACTTCTTACACCAACTCGCATTTATGTTAAATCACTATTGTCAATTATACGAAACTATAAAGGAATTAAAGCTCTCGCCCATATCACAGGTGGCGGTTTTCCAGAAAATATTCCACGCGTACTCCCCTCCTCCCTTTGCGCTGAAATTAATCTTTCTGCTATCAATATTCCGTCAGTATTTTCATGGATTGCCAAACAAGGTAAAATACAGAAAACAGAAATGTTACGAACATTCAATTGTGGTATTGGTATGGTTATTATTGTAGCACAAAACTCAATTGAAGCTGTTACACAAGCACTCAAATCGCAAGGAGAAACAGTTACCTTACTCGGTATTTTAACAAAATGCCAAAATAAAAGAATTACTTATAAAGGTGAGCTTCATCTGTGAAAAAAAAAGTAATTATTTTTATTTCCGGCAATGGTTCCAATATGGTTTCCCTTGCTAAAGCAAGTAAACAAACTAATTATCCTGCTGAAATTATTGCAGTTATTTGTGATAAACCCCATGCTTCTGGTATTGAAAAGGCACGTGATAATAGCTTGCCTATTCATATTGTAGATCGTAAAAATTATCCAACTAAAGAAGCCCATGAAGAATCTATTCTTACTATTTTAGCCCAATATCAACCAGATATTATTTGCTTAGCTGGTTATATGCGGCTTATTTCACCACATTTCATAAAACCCTATGAAGGACGGATTCTTAATATCCACCCTTCCCTTTTACCTTCATTTAAAGGTTTAAATACCCATGAAAGAGTTCTGCAAGCAGGTGTTAAAATTACTGGTTGTACAGTTCATCTTGTTAC from Bartonella sp. WD16.2 encodes the following:
- the purM gene encoding phosphoribosylformylglycinamidine cyclo-ligase, producing MSNKNPINNKPNNLTYVAAGVDIDMGNTMIENIKPYIRSTKRVGADGEIGGFGGLFDLKAAGFTDPILVAANDGVGTKLKIAIEIGIHNTVGIDLVAMCVNDLIVQGAEPLFFLDYFATGKLDATQGAEIISGIAIGCQQANVALIGGETAEMPGMYVNGDYDLAGFAVGAVERNSLLPSKDLTEGDIILGLSSSGIHSNGFSLVRKIVKQSDLKWNDPAPFNPKINLGEALLTPTRIYVKSLLSIIRNYKGIKALAHITGGGFPENIPRVLPSSLCAEINLSAINIPSVFSWIAKQGKIQKTEMLRTFNCGIGMVIIVAQNSIEAVTQALKSQGETVTLLGILTKCQNKRITYKGELHL
- the purN gene encoding phosphoribosylglycinamide formyltransferase, with the translated sequence MKKKVIIFISGNGSNMVSLAKASKQTNYPAEIIAVICDKPHASGIEKARDNSLPIHIVDRKNYPTKEAHEESILTILAQYQPDIICLAGYMRLISPHFIKPYEGRILNIHPSLLPSFKGLNTHERVLQAGVKITGCTVHLVTEAMDEGKILAQAAVPVCPNDTPEMLAQRVLQVEHKLYPEALKAFIKGNDNDKIIDYQQQLLSF